In Columba livia isolate bColLiv1 breed racing homer chromosome 28, bColLiv1.pat.W.v2, whole genome shotgun sequence, the genomic stretch GAAACTATCTCCATGGAAAAAATGGTTGGGACTCTTGCTTAAGAAAGGGAGATGCTGAAATGAAACAccctggggggtttggggtttctttctcatAATTTTGCCCCAACACCCCTTGCATGGTGGGACATCTCTGCACGGTGTCACCATTAGTGGCCCTTGAGCAGGGCCACCCCGGGTGCCTCCCTGTGCTGGGAACTGCAGAGCTCTGTCCCAGGGCCCCATTCTCATGCACCTGCCATGCAAGGCTGTTGTACACAGGAGCTGCCTCCCTGCAGGCCTCCATAAAGCCACTGGAGATGTTTTTAGGGTTTTGTCTTGCCCCAATCTATCCTCCAGCAGTTTTTTTGCTGACTGTTGCAGTCTGGTGGCAATTAGAGAGAGCTCTGCTCAAGAAAAGCATTTCCTGTCTCTTGTTTCCTGTTCTACCAAAATTAGGCGGTGAGATGAAGGCAGAATTTAGCAGCCTGTTCTGTTCAGCTCTGGGTGACCCTGGGCCCCAGGGCCAGTGGCTGACGCCCTCCCTTTTCTGTTCCCCATCCCAGGCAGCACTGGGCTGAGGATGGAGCACCTCGTGCTGATGGTGGTGGCGCCCATTGCCTTAGTGGTGCTGACCATGGCCTTCGTCATTGCTCATTTGGCCACACCTGTTGGTGAGTGCAGTGAGGGAGTGGTGCTGGGGCAGTTGGTGGTCCACAGGTGGGATGAGCCTTGCAGAGGGGACAGAAATTGCCCCCAGACAGGTCCAGCTAATAGACCAAGGGGCTGATCCCCATGGACACCTCATCTGCAGGGTACCCTGGCCTGTGGAAAGGAGCAAAATGTGTTTCTCCTGAAGCATAGTGTCAAGGGCACGaagaaaaacagcttaaaaaaaaaaaagaaaaaaagaaatgtaccTGCATGTGTTCTCCAACACTTCACCTGGATTATGTGCATCTGAGATCACATCTCCAGGTCTCAAAGGGAACTGAATGATCCCAGCCCACATTCAAGAGAACATCATCTCTCAAAGTGCCTCAGCTGATCTTTGCCACCCCATCACATTCCCTGTGTAGTGACCAATTTGCTAATGTGACCTGTAGCGCCCAGAAATCCTCTGACCATGGCTGGGCAGGTGAGAGGGACACAGCCAGGTTCAGCCAGCAGGCACTGTGCCGCAGACAGACCCAGCATGGGCTCACCCTCACCGTGCCCTGGGGCACAGGAGTTTGATGTGGATTACAAAGTGCCAGGGTCCCCCCCAGTTCCTGCTCCCCTCTGATGTGATTATCCTCCCACAGCTGGCCAGGAGCAGGAGCAATTGTCACCTGCTGAGGACAGCACAGTGCACACCATCTACTCCCAAGTGCAGCGGGTGGAGGTGAGCCATGGCCATCACGATCTCAGCCTGTCTTGGTGCATGGGGAAAAATGCTCCTTTAGCGATGGAAAAACTCCTTCAGTGACAGGATCCTGAGTGCTGCAGCCTTCAGGGACTGTGGGCACAACCCTGCTGGGGTTTCTTGGGTGGGGGTCTTGGACAGCAGCACCCAAAGTCGCTGGTTGCTGCTGGGTCCCTCCTTACAGGTCTGCAGCACCCTCCATTGTGGGTTTTGGCCTCTGAGTGTCAACACAGCCCCATGGCTGGTGAGGCAACAGGTAAAATTAGTGACCATGGGGGACTGGGATGGCTGTGGACACCCCGGGGTCACCCATCCTTGCCATTGCAGAAGTCAGCCTGGCCGCTGTTAACTTGGGAATCATTGGGAATAAGTTTGGGTGCTGCTGATTCCCCAGCCCCCAGCATCCCAGGGTGGCTTTGGGGACAAACTgggcattttttcccccctctccaagTCCTGCTCAGTGCAAACCAGGGACGACGTGGGGGTAGAAGGAGAAAAGAGCACCTGTGGCaagccagctgctgctgctgatccTTCACTCTCCAcatggaagcagaaagaagtcCCCGCTGCTGAGCATGCCTCCTGCACCACCATCTACGCTGCAGCCACCGGTCTGCCCCCAGACACAGCCCTGGctcccagcagagccctgcGCCCTGTGTGCACCCTCCCAGCAAAGCCACCTTCCCTCTCGCAGGTAAAGGGAGGCTGCCCTCCAGGACTGGGGCATCACTTGGGACACCCCGCAGCATCCCCCAGTTGAGATGCCTCACCGAACCTCTTGCTTCCCTGTTTTTTGCTACAGACACCAAGCCCTGATGTGGAGCCCAAGACAGTATACGCCAGTGTGATGAGGCCCATGGTCTGATGCCCAGCCCAGtctccagctctgctcactGCACACTGACATCCCCATTCCCGGCTGGAGGAAACCCCTCTTGTCCCTGGGGAATTGGGGCAAAACCCTCTGGTACACGCCAACACCCACCACAGCTGAGCTGGGGCGATGCCAATGCGGAGGTGAGGGACAGCGGAGCAAAGAACAGGGCTGAAGCAAAGCAAGAAATCTCACCAGGTTGTGACTAAGGGCAGCCAGTGAGATGCTGAAGCACCAGGAAAGGGTAGAGGGGCTCTGGATATGACCCTGCAGCTCCGCATGAGCAAGGGAGAGAGAAACAGCACCTTGGAGAGGATGTCTCAACCCATCAGCACTGTGGTGCAGCACTGGGAAGCATAGCCAGAGCAGATTTACATTCCAACTTCATTGCTGCCCTGTGGGTTTTCACCTTACAGTCTTATCCTGTGGCCCCAGGTTCACTAGAGGGAGCTCATTGCAATGAGTGGCACTTGTGACTCTCAGGGATATGGGTTAAATGACAATGTAGAAAAATCAgaagtgaattttttttttgacatctgctCCACAGTTGGTTATGAAACTCCTGGGTTTTGGCCAAAGTGGTGAAGAAAGTTTTGCAATCCCCTCAGGGCTGAGCCCTGCACCGGGGGCACCCGCAGCCCCTCACCCATGCCCGGGGCAGCAGCCACGTCCCACTGCACTTTTCCATCTCCATCACACGAAGAGACAAGGATCTTCCAGGCGGACCATTTAAAGCTGAATTTCTGACTGAGAAGGGGCATGCAGCCCCTGCCTGGCCACCATCCTCCTCATAGCATCTCCCATCTTCCCTTTGGAAATATCCAGTGTGGGGATGCTGGAGGAACCTGGATGTGAGGGATTTGGGCTGTCAACTCTTTCCAGCCTGCCCTCAGTCTGAGCTGTTTCATAATCCCAACATAACTTGGCTCATACAGCAGATCTGATTTTGTGTGCTGCTACTAAGGGAAAGGTAAATAAATTTATAGTAAAGTCTTTTGGAAAGGTTTGCTGGAGGTGTGTGTTAGGGGTTGGATCAGGCCTTGGGGGGAAGAGAAATCAGTGTTTTGGCACATCACAAGCTTCCTCCTTTTCTCACTACAGAAAATCAGCTGAGCTGCTTCATTGGAAAAGTCTACCCACAAAATGACCACTTCCCCCAGGGGCATAGACAGGTCTAGAGAAGATCAAGGTCACTCTTGTCCTTATGACTCTAAAATGGTGTAAAAGCTCCAGTTTCTGTGACTGGCACTTAGTGCAGGATGGAACTGGTCATTGCAGAACGATTGGACAGGTCCTTGACCCTGCGTGGTGCCATTGGGATGTGCCAGATGTCAGATACTAAATATAGAGAAGAGTTTACACAGAGGAGAATTGAGCCACAATGACGTGGACACACTGAGCTCCCATGTGATGATTGGAGGAGGTAAAGTCATCTGCAGGGTGGTTCATCCCCCAGGGTGTCTCTTATCTCACCCCACTGCCAGGCATTGCCAAAGAGAGGAACTGTTTTTAGTTCAGGAACAATGTTAGTGCTTTACTATTGTGAAATGAGGCACTTGTCTAGGCTCACCAAGATCCATAGACCTCGCCTCATCTCCCGTGGGCTCTCCAATATTCCCCAAGGCTCTCCTTGGCTCTGCAAGGACACCCAGTACTCCCAAGGACTTGCCTCAGTTCCCCAAGGCTCCCCAGTCTTCTCCAGGGCTCGCCTCAGATCTCTCAAGCTGCCCAGATCTCACTTTGGTTTCCCAAGGCTCCCCAGAATTCCCCAGGGCTTGCCTTGGCTTCCCAGGGCTCCACAGTCTTTCCCAAGGCTCGTCTTGGCTCCCCAAAACTCTCCAGTCTTCCCCATGGCTTGCCTTGACTCTATGGGGCTCCCCAGTTCTCCTGAGGTCTTGCCTTGGTTCCCAAGGGCTCCCCAGTCCTCACTAGGGCTCTGCTCATTTCCCCAGGGACTCCCAGTCTCCCTCAACTGCCACACTTGCCTTTGCTTGGAAATGGAGTTTTTCAGCACGTACCATGGAACTTTCCTCCTCGTCATACCCCTTCTGTCACGAGACTTGGTGTCACCCCCAACAGACAAAGCGTGTAGCTTTTCTCCACCCATCCACCGCGGAAGGGAAAGCTGCACAGGCGTTTTGTCTTCCTCTTGCTGCCACAACCTGTAGTGAATATTCGGGTGCAGAGAACCCCTCTGAGTGCATTGGAGTTGATGGATGCTTTGCAGTGCCTGTcactcaccctcctcctcctccatcaaGCAAGTAAGTGCAAGATGCTGATTTTTCCCCTCGGTGGTGGAAGGGAAGGAGCCCATGAAGAGCTCAGGGTGGTTTAAGGGACTTGAGAGAGAGCGGAGACAGGGCTCATGCATGCAGgaccagcacctctgggtgcaAGTGCAGCTCTACAGGGATGCAGTTGTCCAAAAGAAATTGGGAAAACTGGTGTGAAAGGTGCTCAGCAAGATTCAGTGCTGGCCTCTCATGCAGTCCTCCTCTGCTAAGGCGTGAATGTGTCAGGTGTCTGCTCTGGCCTGGTTTCCATCCAGTTGCTGTCAGATGTGTCCCAACTGCTGAGTTCTCTATTCTGCTCCATGTTTGTAGTCTGCACCCTGCATGTTATCTCTGAGTTTTCcgtggttttgtggttttgttgtggggTATTTAGGGCTGTTTGAAACAGGAGGCACTTTCTACCTCTTTTCAGGCAAGTTGTAACAGGCAGAGATGGTGGCTCTGCCCTGGACCCTTCCCTGCATCCTTGATGAGGGTTTTGCTGCCAAATGAGCCCCTCAGCTGTTTTATCTACTGTTCCAGCAGAATTTCCTTCAACTTTATCTCCCCAGCcagtttttccttctctgtggcCAGAGATGCCTGTTCTTGTTGTCCTGGGGGCATCCGGGCAGGGGGGGACCAGAAAGGCAGAACCCCTGGGAGAGGTGACAGCCGCAGGGTCTGGCTGAGCCAGGATCAGTTTCCTTTCCAGGAACTGGGGAGAAAAACTCCATCCCCCACCCAAACAGGGAGGAACTGCTTTATTTGAAATGGGAAGTATCCAAAATAAGAGATAAatgtcttcctctttctctgaaGAAGGGAGAAGAAGCTGCATATTTGGGGAAGAAGTCCCCTATTTTCTTGCCTCCTCATGGAGgtgagctctgctgggaggacaggctgagagagctggggtgttcagcctggagaagagaagctctggggagaccttcgtacggcctttctgtacttataAGAAATATagggacagatttttttagtAGGATCTATTGcaataggacaaagggtgatgattttaaactaaaggaggggagattcaggctggacatgaagaagaaattgttcccactgagggtggtgagaccctgacccaggttgcccagagagttggtggatgccccatccctggagacatctcaagccaggctggacggggctctgagcaacctgagctgggcgaagatgctcatggcaggggttggactggatgagctttgaaggtgccttccaaccaaaaccattttatgattctgaCTTTACCGACAGCTGAGTAGAGGTGCTTTGTGAGAGAGCATGTGGGGCTCTGGCCTCTGTAGATCAGACTGTCCATGGCATCATGCTGTGTGATTGCAGTGGAACCAGGCTCTTTTTAGCTGAGGACCCTTCCCCaagccctcctgccttctccACTAGCCAGCCCCAAGCTTGGCTTCTCTCCTTAGTATGCTCCAGTGTCAGGGCTGAGGTGACCAGGGCTGTGGGCAGGTCCGTCACCTTCCACCTCCAGAACCTGGATGGAAACACCGTAGCCTGGAGCTTTCACCACGATGTCATAGTGGCCGTGAAATTTGGCAGTCCTCCCGAAGCTCTGTTTTTTGATGACAAGTACAAGCCACGCTTGGCCTTCCCCAAGAACGGCAGCGCTCTCACCATCTCCCAGCTGAGGATGGGCGACGCTGGTACCTACACTGCAAAGACCACCACGGGGGCAAAAACCACCTTCACTCTACACGTGTACAGTAAGCGTCTCTTAgtgttggcattttttttttatgctttgtgCTAAATATGGGGGTCAAGGTTTTCCTGACAGTCCCCCACTTCCCACAGGAGAGCTAGTGGTGCTGACAGTGACCTGCGCGGTGCAGAACTGCTCAGCCAACAGCTGCCGCTACGCCTTGCGCTGCACTGCATTGGGGTCTGGCTATGGCAATGTCTCCTACGGCTGGAGCCTGGGAGGGTTGTGGAGCGAGGGGCCCACGATACTGGTGGAGGAGTCACCCCCAGACAAGCTGCTGCTCACGTGCATGGCACAAAACCCCGTTAGCAGCCACAACACCACCGTGGTCTcacctgctgccctctgctcaggtAACAGCTGTGGAAAGGTGTGTAGATGGGTGGTGGGGATGGGCCATATcctgctcccagtgcctccAGCTCTCCCCTGAGCTGCACCTTCGTGTGCAAAGAGAGAAGCCCAGACCTCTGGCAGAGGCACTTActgcttttcctgttctctccCCTCACTGTGCCGTCAGAAAACACAACCCACCCTCCCATCACTGGTGAGCTGCCAAACTGCCTGTCTGTGTCCAGCTTTGCTCCTAAGTGTCTGAGTCTGCCCAAGCCAGGAAAGAGTGCCTAGGGCCCCAGATCCCTGCACCTGTGGAGGCGGGAGATGGGCAGCTCGAGACCAGCACAGTCCGTCTCCTCCCGAAATAGCTCACAGGGGATAGCCAGGCTTTCCGGGCAGTGGGCTTAGCATCCATGCATGTATTTGTCACCTGGGGAATCTGGGGAGGGAAAGTGGGTCCCCATTTCTAGTTTGTCCTCCAAAAAAGTCCCAGCTTGGGGTGGGAGCATCAAATCAATTCATGCAACAGAAAGGCAAAGCCAAGGATGGGCTTGAGGTGGGACCGTGGTTCTATGTATGTTTGCTGCCCCAGCCCACTGGGGCTTTGGCCCTCCAAAAGCCACTCATGAGGTCCCTGGAGTGGAAAGGGACACCAAAATGGGTAGTGGTGGAGGCGCTGGCATGAGAGTCTCCCAGCTACTGCTCTGTCTGCAAAGCCACTCGTCCTTGTGCAGTGTGTCGCCTCCTTTCTGCATTGGACCATGTTATCATGAAACATGGGTCTCTGTAAAGCAGGGAAGGGCTCAGCAGGGGTGTTGGAGCAGAGACATGCCTGTTTCCCCTGCTCTGATGCCAGGAAGAGGCAGATGTGTTTTGGGATGTTGCTGctggatttttctctttcaaggcACCTACTCCAGCAGGCAGGCTGGAATCGTGGCCACAGCGGTGACCGGAGTGGGAGTGCTTTTAGCAGTGGTTATCTTCTTGATCTACTGTAAATCCAAAGGTGAGCTGCTTCCCATGCAGGTTACTGTCCCTGCAGACCTAGTGAGCAGATGGGACCTGAGTGGGGAAGACACAGCCAGCCCCTGTGCCCGGGCACCCGCGGGGTTGAGGATGCTGTGTGGGGTTCCCTTGGTTGCTGCTGCTGACGGGAGCCCCGTGTTGCTTCTCCCCCAGGCTGGAAGAACTTCCATTTGCCTGCAGTCGAGGCTACGAACACAGGTAGGAGTCTGAGGCTCTCCCaggcatttttcttcctcccactTTTTCCTGATGGGAACAGCCTGGTCACATTTAAGATCAGGAGGGAACTCATCCATCACTGTGGCTTGGTACCAGAGCATATCCCACCTTACGGGGCCCCGACACCTGCCTATGCCCCTACCCGGCACACACAGAGGTGAGTGAAAGGGGATGATCCAGGCGATGCCATGGTGGCTGAAGACGTGCTCTCCCCCAGTCTGTTGCTGGAAAACTTCATGCCAAACCACCAAGAAAGAGCTGAGAGTGCAGCCATGATGTCACCAAAGCAAGAGGGAGTTTGAGAAAATATAAAGCTGGCAAGAAACAACTGGAGACATGTAAACAAGCGATGAGGGGCTGTGCAATCCCACATCGAGAACCAAGCCCCGTGTAGCACCACGCACAGCTCGagcagctgtcaccagcagccCCTACCGGAAACAGCTGCTGCCGGGTGTCACTGGCTCTTGGGGACAGAAATCCAAGGCTCCTAGGAGAGGTGGCACAGCACAACGGTGGCCGTAGGGACTGAAGAACACCCTTGGCATTGCTTTAGGATCTGCTCCAGTAGGCTTGGGGGTTCAGTGTATGAGTCCAGCTTAGAAACCCAGTGGAAGAAGAAACCCCTGGACTGGTTCCCATCTCCTCTCCCTGATGTTCAGGACTGTTTTGTGATGGGATACGCTGTGCCCATCACTGCTACAACTAAGCCAATGCCAAGCAGAGACCTCACTGacttttttgggggttttttatgtgcatgttttgttgttggcaTAAGCTGAAATAAAGCTGTCTTGAATGGGGGAGTTCCTGCCTCATGTTTTGCATTTGCATGTGCCTGAGCAGGATGTCGAGGAGCACCCAGCACCAGAATCAAGCTCTTTTGTTAGGAACCACGGGCAAAAACCTCTCCCTGAAGCACTCTTCTCTGCATGGGCTGAAACCTGCGTGGTTGTTCCtccgtggggctggcagcaaCACTTCACATGAAAGGCACTGAAATATTAATCAAAAAATGGGATTATGAAGGATTTAAATCCTCTCTCCTCACTCTGTTTGATGAGCCAGAGACCAACCTGATGCCAACATTTGCTGCAATGGTGGCAGTATA encodes the following:
- the LOC102083885 gene encoding SLAM family member 7 isoform X9, producing the protein MLCSACHSPSSSSIKQYKPRLAFPKNGSALTISQLRMGDAGTYTAKTTTGAKTTFTLHVYRELVVLTVTCAVQNCSANSCRYALRCTALGSGYGNVSYGWSLGGLWSEGPTILVEESPPDKLLLTCMAQNPVSSHNTTVVSPAALCSGTYSSRQAGIVATAVTGVGVLLAVVIFLIYCKSKGWKNFHLPAVEATNTDAGAGYLTVYAQVGPYQEVHLWSCSKAQQDNSKRTLASGVETSKTIYSTIQALAQLQTDDEKMSNSMLGCQKQDEKSPYSSVC
- the LOC102083885 gene encoding SLAM family member 7 isoform X6, whose product is MLCSACHSPSSSSIKQNLDGNTVAWSFHHDVIVAVKFGSPPEALFFDDKYKPRLAFPKNGSALTISQLRMGDAGTYTAKTTTGAKTTFTLHVYRELVVLTVTCAVQNCSANSCRYALRCTALGSGYGNVSYGWSLGGLWSEGPTILVEESPPDKLLLTCMAQNPVSSHNTTVVSPAALCSGTYSSRQAGIVATAVTGVGVLLAVVIFLIYCKSKGWKNFHLPAVEATNTDAGAGYLTVYAQVGPYQEVHLWSCSKAQQDNSKRTLASGVETSKTIYSTIQALAQLQTDDEKMSNSMLGCQKQDEKSPYSSVC
- the LOC102083885 gene encoding SLAM family member 7 isoform X1: MLCDCSGTRLFLAEDPSPSPPAFSTSQPQAWLLSLVCSSVRAEVTRAVGRSVTFHLQNLDGNTVAWSFHHDVIVAVKFGSPPEALFFDDKYKPRLAFPKNGSALTISQLRMGDAGTYTAKTTTGAKTTFTLHVYRELVVLTVTCAVQNCSANSCRYALRCTALGSGYGNVSYGWSLGGLWSEGPTILVEESPPDKLLLTCMAQNPVSSHNTTVVSPAALCSENTTHPPITGTYSSRQAGIVATAVTGVGVLLAVVIFLIYCKSKGWKNFHLPAVEATNTDAGAGYLTVYAQVGPYQEVHLWSCSKAQQDNSKRTLASGVETSKTIYSTIQALAQLQTDDEKMSNSMLGCQKQDEKSPYSSVC
- the LOC102083885 gene encoding SLAM family member 7 isoform X3 — translated: MDALQCLSLTLLLLHQAICSSVRAEVTRAVGRSVTFHLQNLDGNTVAWSFHHDVIVAVKFGSPPEALFFDDKYKPRLAFPKNGSALTISQLRMGDAGTYTAKTTTGAKTTFTLHVYRELVVLTVTCAVQNCSANSCRYALRCTALGSGYGNVSYGWSLGGLWSEGPTILVEESPPDKLLLTCMAQNPVSSHNTTVVSPAALCSENTTHPPITGTYSSRQAGIVATAVTGVGVLLAVVIFLIYCKSKGWKNFHLPAVEATNTDAGAGYLTVYAQVGPYQEVHLWSCSKAQQDNSKRTLASGVETSKTIYSTIQALAQLQTDDEKMSNSMLGCQKQDEKSPYSSVC
- the LOC102083885 gene encoding SLAM family member 7 isoform X7, producing the protein MLCDCSGTRLFLAEDPSPSPPAFSTSQPQAWLLSLVCSSVRAEVTRAVGRSVTFHLQNLDGNTVAWSFHHDVIVAVKFGSPPEALFFDDKYKPRLAFPKNGSALTISQLRMGDAGTYTAKTTTGAKTTFTLHVYRELVVLTVTCAVQNCSANSCRYALRCTALGSGYGNVSYGWSLGGLWSEGPTILVEESPPDKLLLTCMAQNPVSSHNTTVVSPAALCSENTTHPPITGTYSSRQAGIVATAVTGVGVLLAVVIFLIYCKSKGWKNFHLPAVEATNTEHIPPYGAPTPAYAPTRHTQR
- the LOC102083885 gene encoding SLAM family member 7 isoform X2, with the translated sequence MLCDCSGTRLFLAEDPSPSPPAFSTSQPQAWLLSLVCSSVRAEVTRAVGRSVTFHLQNLDGNTVAWSFHHDVIVAVKFGSPPEALFFDDKYKPRLAFPKNGSALTISQLRMGDAGTYTAKTTTGAKTTFTLHVYRELVVLTVTCAVQNCSANSCRYALRCTALGSGYGNVSYGWSLGGLWSEGPTILVEESPPDKLLLTCMAQNPVSSHNTTVVSPAALCSGTYSSRQAGIVATAVTGVGVLLAVVIFLIYCKSKGWKNFHLPAVEATNTDAGAGYLTVYAQVGPYQEVHLWSCSKAQQDNSKRTLASGVETSKTIYSTIQALAQLQTDDEKMSNSMLGCQKQDEKSPYSSVC
- the LOC102083885 gene encoding SLAM family member 7 isoform X4 — translated: MDALQCLSLTLLLLHQAICSSVRAEVTRAVGRSVTFHLQNLDGNTVAWSFHHDVIVAVKFGSPPEALFFDDKYKPRLAFPKNGSALTISQLRMGDAGTYTAKTTTGAKTTFTLHVYRELVVLTVTCAVQNCSANSCRYALRCTALGSGYGNVSYGWSLGGLWSEGPTILVEESPPDKLLLTCMAQNPVSSHNTTVVSPAALCSGTYSSRQAGIVATAVTGVGVLLAVVIFLIYCKSKGWKNFHLPAVEATNTDAGAGYLTVYAQVGPYQEVHLWSCSKAQQDNSKRTLASGVETSKTIYSTIQALAQLQTDDEKMSNSMLGCQKQDEKSPYSSVC
- the LOC102083885 gene encoding uncharacterized protein LOC102083885 isoform X8; translated protein: MLCSACHSPSSSSIKQYKPRLAFPKNGSALTISQLRMGDAGTYTAKTTTGAKTTFTLHVYRELVVLTVTCAVQNCSANSCRYALRCTALGSGYGNVSYGWSLGGLWSEGPTILVEESPPDKLLLTCMAQNPVSSHNTTVVSPAALCSENTTHPPITGTYSSRQAGIVATAVTGVGVLLAVVIFLIYCKSKGWKNFHLPAVEATNTDAGAGYLTVYAQVGPYQEVHLWSCSKAQQDNSKRTLASGVETSKTIYSTIQALAQLQTDDEKMSNSMLGCQKQDEKSPYSSVC
- the LOC102083885 gene encoding uncharacterized protein LOC102083885 isoform X5, which gives rise to MLCSACHSPSSSSIKQNLDGNTVAWSFHHDVIVAVKFGSPPEALFFDDKYKPRLAFPKNGSALTISQLRMGDAGTYTAKTTTGAKTTFTLHVYRELVVLTVTCAVQNCSANSCRYALRCTALGSGYGNVSYGWSLGGLWSEGPTILVEESPPDKLLLTCMAQNPVSSHNTTVVSPAALCSENTTHPPITGTYSSRQAGIVATAVTGVGVLLAVVIFLIYCKSKGWKNFHLPAVEATNTDAGAGYLTVYAQVGPYQEVHLWSCSKAQQDNSKRTLASGVETSKTIYSTIQALAQLQTDDEKMSNSMLGCQKQDEKSPYSSVC